From a single Candidatus Thorarchaeota archaeon genomic region:
- a CDS encoding DHH family phosphoesterase: protein MKETEIYSSSRQYYAMNDSESARSSKISSCFSISHDKDVDGIASAAIVWRYAKKKGLTHDFTLTDYGSFDKAFSKTAELRDTLIIVTDLGLDNSSRNGVIANLSKAVSRGCRVVWLDHHRWPEQSIRSVLGLGNKPVLKINHDYCAAEIAFKVLMPHDKISEELSVIAHDTDFNLREIEAANALTDAVSIIRFQALDKREDITSGLFPLVKALAEEGLAGLWDAERQRFKDDLLEQRVHHYRKEKTKRMRKALSGHCDLRIHGYLVRIVEMPTGVTSTDLGTYLADPNNLTVGDTKIPVADLLVTIGQGGKLGFRRGTEQVLCDAAAKLFNGGGHPFAAGGDYGMYDDFEAVCDDIFATLSSNKDWIVEGPQESAASS, encoded by the coding sequence GTGAAAGAAACAGAAATATACTCCTCCTCTCGTCAATACTATGCAATGAATGACTCTGAGTCGGCACGATCTTCAAAGATCAGTTCGTGCTTTTCTATCTCTCACGATAAAGACGTTGATGGTATTGCTTCTGCGGCCATTGTCTGGAGGTATGCCAAGAAGAAAGGATTGACCCATGATTTCACGCTCACGGATTATGGTTCTTTTGACAAGGCCTTCTCAAAGACTGCCGAGCTCCGTGACACGCTGATAATAGTGACCGATCTTGGTCTAGATAATTCTTCTCGAAATGGTGTTATCGCAAATCTGTCAAAGGCCGTATCACGAGGCTGCCGTGTTGTCTGGCTTGATCATCATAGGTGGCCAGAGCAATCGATCCGATCCGTTCTTGGTCTGGGTAACAAGCCTGTTCTCAAGATCAACCATGATTATTGCGCTGCAGAAATCGCATTCAAAGTCCTTATGCCACATGACAAGATCTCCGAAGAACTTTCGGTGATCGCTCACGATACCGACTTCAACCTGCGCGAGATCGAGGCTGCCAACGCTCTGACCGATGCGGTCTCAATAATACGATTTCAGGCTCTTGACAAAAGAGAGGACATAACCTCTGGCCTCTTTCCGTTAGTCAAGGCATTGGCCGAGGAAGGTCTTGCCGGATTATGGGATGCTGAGCGACAACGATTCAAAGACGATCTGCTTGAGCAACGTGTTCATCACTACCGTAAGGAGAAGACCAAGCGAATGCGTAAGGCTCTCTCTGGTCACTGTGATCTTAGGATACATGGCTATCTTGTACGCATTGTAGAGATGCCCACTGGTGTTACCTCTACAGACCTCGGGACATACCTGGCCGACCCGAACAATCTGACGGTTGGAGATACCAAAATTCCAGTTGCTGATTTATTGGTCACAATAGGGCAAGGTGGTAAACTAGGCTTTCGACGAGGGACTGAGCAGGTTCTCTGTGATGCAGCAGCCAAGCTCTTCAATGGTGGAGGTCATCCTTTCGCTGCTGGTGGTGACTACGGTATGTATGACGATTTTGAGGCTGTCTGTGATGACATCTTTGCAACGCTCTCCAGCAATAAGGACTGGATTGTTGAGGGGCCTCAGGAATCAGCAGCATCCAGCTAG
- a CDS encoding ABC transporter ATP-binding protein translates to MKERPKLSVRNVVKAYNGDDDRVLVLDDLSFDVQEGEFLSILGPSGCGKTTLLKIIAGLLKPDSGEVLIDDTQVEMGHSRVGYIFQQESLFPWRTVRENIEFGLEIKGVPEVERHRLSDQMIDLIRMRGLENNYPHEISGGQARKTEMARSLITKPDILVSDEGLSNLDAQTRNYLQEEFLRIWKETGSTVLFVSHNVDEAVFMSDRILLLSNTPARIIGEYQVDLPRPRIRASTVCLEYRARILDMLRVEQEKALARQGA, encoded by the coding sequence ATGAAAGAGAGACCAAAACTCTCGGTTAGAAACGTGGTCAAGGCATACAATGGGGATGATGACCGCGTATTGGTCTTGGACGACCTGTCGTTTGATGTCCAAGAGGGAGAATTCCTAAGTATCCTTGGTCCGTCAGGTTGTGGTAAGACCACATTATTAAAAATAATTGCTGGACTGCTCAAGCCCGATTCTGGAGAGGTGCTCATTGATGACACGCAGGTAGAAATGGGCCATAGTCGAGTGGGCTATATATTCCAACAAGAGAGCCTATTTCCATGGCGAACTGTGAGAGAGAACATCGAGTTCGGTCTGGAGATCAAAGGGGTCCCTGAGGTTGAGCGCCACAGACTATCGGATCAGATGATAGACCTGATTCGAATGAGAGGGCTTGAGAATAACTACCCGCACGAGATCTCGGGCGGACAGGCGAGAAAGACAGAGATGGCACGAAGCCTCATAACTAAACCTGACATTCTTGTTTCAGATGAGGGGCTCTCCAACCTAGATGCTCAGACGAGAAATTACCTTCAAGAAGAGTTTCTGCGTATCTGGAAAGAGACTGGATCTACCGTCTTGTTCGTGTCACATAATGTCGATGAGGCCGTCTTTATGTCGGATAGAATCTTGCTCTTGAGCAACACTCCAGCTAGAATCATTGGCGAATATCAGGTGGACCTACCGCGACCACGGATACGAGCCAGCACAGTGTGTCTCGAATATCGCGCAAGGATTCTTGACATGCTCAGAGTCGAGCAGGAAAAAGCTCTTGCACGGCAGGGTGCTTAG
- a CDS encoding 2-oxoacid:acceptor oxidoreductase family protein: MDEQPFNIVITGVGGQGNLVTSRVLARAAIADGLSPTIGQTFGASQRGGAVTTHIRLADQQVAPLVPKGALHVLLGLEPLEGLRAAIDFAGANTIAIVSDLKVDTLDTLAGTIKYPELDDIFSHLAGICGTTYRVPIQTNDLASRSLNAYLVGIMVGLEVQPISQRSIRQSYESMGKRTTENLNAFATGIDAVKDLRPI, translated from the coding sequence GTGGACGAACAACCGTTTAATATTGTCATCACTGGTGTTGGGGGCCAAGGGAATCTTGTGACCAGCAGAGTGCTCGCCAGAGCAGCTATCGCAGATGGTCTCAGCCCCACAATTGGACAGACGTTTGGTGCTTCGCAGAGAGGAGGGGCTGTCACCACTCATATCAGATTAGCGGACCAACAGGTCGCGCCCTTAGTTCCCAAGGGGGCGCTCCATGTCCTGCTTGGATTAGAGCCACTTGAGGGCCTTCGAGCAGCCATTGATTTTGCAGGAGCCAACACGATTGCGATAGTTTCGGATCTAAAAGTTGACACATTGGATACTCTTGCAGGAACTATCAAATATCCAGAGCTGGACGACATCTTCTCCCATCTTGCGGGAATATGTGGAACGACCTATAGAGTGCCAATACAGACAAACGACCTTGCAAGTAGATCTCTCAACGCCTATCTTGTGGGAATAATGGTCGGTCTTGAGGTTCAACCCATCTCTCAGAGATCTATCAGACAGAGCTACGAGTCAATGGGTAAAAGGACTACTGAGAATCTCAATGCCTTTGCAACTGGCATAGATGCCGTCAAAGACCTACGACCAATCTGA
- a CDS encoding GTP-binding protein yields the protein MVQPRVLLEIEDDTNTSAIAVGDVTSSGRPELLTGGRDGVLKLYDANQSEIHLLAQADLGGSILAVRIADANNDGQMEIIVARSLSPGESPGSGETLQVYRYSPSGTFELLGAYPIDRFVTTLTITDVTGDNKNEILAGGSDSTLRVLQMDPDNNLTEFINHQLRDMPLTIGTCDVVGDEHEEIVIGNRDKTLHVLKVVDSSIQEIDVIELPSPVISIAAGDLLGDRKMELGVVTHDGSIRVYRNEENKLELFSKLENANALSIRIAELNADHMDEIVIATSDYKIDYYNLYMAELKKIATVEIGSKILSLAVGDAGGDDRLEVLVGISNGPLKIVEGLYHLIPRFQVKPKAESGTGLLGTLTVLNVTDQPVAGVTGKLYWFPKEMMEVSPQQIRLDIGPHESKTIEIDILPREEGTIVIRPIVLMWTDESGGVRQVTTPETAVLAEAGTVTAAPAEAPAVTLDGVEESSASDEASPLFSSVGGTGFKPLTEADRQEIEAQASGTTEDAVRQAEQLLDQLFGDASTDAQAALDDVKRMIEGEPASAETATATEAEVTEAPPPVSNESALVAEIRNRPPKPPPPKAAPDAYSFLFKVMIIGEGAVGKTTLVNRYVTGSFERDYKTTIGSQFAVKLTHIFPPESEYAVGIKIQAWDVAGQARFAAVRKMYYSGAAGVILVFDVTRRRSFTELEKWVKEADESVGSRVPMVVVGNKIDLPDRMVSAEEAKKWAEDQGFVYMESSAKTGEGVADMFTVLAELMWRETNNSK from the coding sequence TTGGTACAACCACGCGTGTTGTTAGAAATTGAGGATGATACGAATACGAGCGCAATTGCCGTAGGTGATGTCACGTCATCCGGACGCCCAGAACTTCTTACCGGAGGTCGGGATGGGGTTCTGAAATTGTATGATGCGAACCAGAGCGAGATCCATCTCTTAGCACAGGCCGATCTTGGTGGTAGCATTCTTGCGGTTCGGATTGCTGATGCCAATAACGATGGTCAAATGGAGATAATCGTTGCACGGAGTCTCTCTCCCGGCGAGAGTCCGGGATCTGGAGAGACACTGCAAGTCTATCGATACTCCCCCTCGGGTACCTTCGAACTGTTAGGAGCGTATCCTATTGACAGATTTGTGACTACGCTCACGATCACCGACGTGACCGGCGATAATAAGAACGAGATTCTTGCTGGTGGCAGTGATTCGACGCTCCGTGTCTTGCAGATGGATCCTGACAACAATCTTACCGAGTTTATCAATCATCAGCTACGAGATATGCCTCTGACAATCGGGACCTGTGATGTTGTTGGTGACGAACATGAAGAGATCGTCATTGGAAACCGTGACAAGACGCTTCATGTGTTGAAGGTTGTTGATTCTTCAATACAAGAGATCGATGTGATCGAGCTGCCCAGTCCAGTCATCTCAATTGCTGCCGGTGACCTTCTTGGTGACCGAAAGATGGAGTTGGGTGTAGTCACACATGATGGCTCGATCCGTGTCTATAGAAATGAAGAGAATAAATTAGAACTCTTCTCCAAACTTGAAAATGCAAATGCTCTCTCGATCCGGATTGCTGAGTTGAATGCGGATCATATGGACGAGATCGTTATTGCCACTTCTGATTACAAGATCGACTATTACAATCTGTATATGGCTGAATTGAAAAAGATCGCAACTGTTGAAATTGGTTCAAAGATCCTCTCGCTTGCGGTTGGAGATGCAGGCGGTGATGACCGACTAGAAGTGCTTGTGGGCATTTCAAATGGTCCTCTCAAGATTGTCGAGGGACTCTACCATCTCATTCCACGTTTTCAAGTCAAGCCCAAAGCCGAGTCTGGAACAGGCCTACTTGGAACACTTACCGTACTAAATGTGACCGATCAACCAGTCGCCGGAGTCACTGGGAAGCTCTACTGGTTCCCGAAAGAGATGATGGAAGTTTCACCTCAGCAGATTCGATTGGACATTGGCCCTCACGAATCGAAGACTATTGAGATTGATATTCTGCCTCGTGAAGAGGGAACCATTGTCATTCGTCCAATTGTTCTGATGTGGACCGATGAATCGGGAGGTGTCCGACAAGTGACCACTCCTGAGACCGCGGTCCTTGCTGAGGCTGGTACCGTGACTGCTGCACCAGCTGAAGCACCAGCCGTCACATTGGACGGAGTTGAAGAGTCATCAGCTAGCGATGAGGCATCCCCTCTCTTCTCTTCTGTCGGTGGAACTGGCTTCAAACCACTTACCGAGGCGGATCGTCAAGAGATTGAGGCACAGGCCTCAGGTACAACAGAAGATGCAGTACGACAGGCCGAGCAGCTCTTGGACCAGCTCTTTGGCGATGCGAGTACTGATGCACAGGCTGCCCTTGATGATGTGAAACGGATGATCGAGGGTGAACCCGCCTCTGCTGAGACCGCAACTGCTACAGAAGCTGAGGTCACAGAGGCACCGCCTCCAGTCTCTAATGAGAGCGCACTTGTCGCGGAGATCCGAAATCGGCCACCCAAGCCTCCTCCACCCAAGGCCGCCCCCGATGCGTATAGTTTCTTGTTTAAGGTCATGATCATTGGTGAGGGTGCAGTTGGTAAGACTACCCTCGTCAATCGTTATGTGACAGGTTCGTTCGAACGCGATTACAAGACCACTATTGGTTCTCAGTTTGCCGTCAAGCTGACTCATATCTTCCCACCCGAGTCAGAGTATGCTGTTGGTATCAAGATACAGGCCTGGGACGTGGCAGGACAGGCGCGATTTGCAGCAGTACGGAAGATGTACTACAGTGGTGCCGCTGGTGTGATTTTGGTCTTTGATGTCACTCGTCGTCGTTCGTTCACCGAACTGGAAAAATGGGTCAAAGAGGCTGACGAATCAGTTGGCTCGAGAGTGCCAATGGTTGTTGTCGGTAACAAGATCGACCTGCCTGATAGAATGGTCAGCGCAGAAGAGGCCAAGAAATGGGCTGAGGATCAAGGGTTTGTGTATATGGAGAGCAGTGCCAAGACTGGTGAGGGTGTAGCCGACATGTTTACAGTCCTTGCCGAGTTAATGTGGCGCGAGACCAATAACAGCAAATGA
- a CDS encoding ABC transporter permease, with the protein MAQTEDQTDTRPKHGMLARLKAMTLRDVLLKGLIPIFILLAIWQIVAYIAQGITLLDIGYAFVKLVVHGDTDGRTLTEHTAMSLFRVTLGFVAAIVTGIPLGIATGRYKIVDAVLGPVIEAIRPIPPIAWIPLSILIFRTNIMGAQIFIIWIGAFFPILLNTTTGVKRTEPVHLDVAHSFGASENQILTKIVLPSAAPEIFAGLRLGFGIGWMCLVAAEMIGGGLGLGYLVIITEQLGRTGETISAMLVIGFIGFLISYLFLIIERNTMKWRREIAI; encoded by the coding sequence ATGGCGCAGACAGAAGATCAAACCGATACGAGACCCAAACATGGGATGTTGGCACGTCTCAAGGCAATGACGTTGCGTGATGTCCTTCTCAAGGGTCTCATCCCAATTTTTATTTTATTGGCGATCTGGCAGATCGTTGCCTACATTGCACAAGGTATCACTCTGTTAGACATTGGTTATGCCTTTGTGAAACTCGTTGTTCACGGAGATACTGATGGCCGTACTCTTACAGAACATACCGCTATGAGCCTCTTTCGGGTGACCCTCGGGTTTGTCGCTGCCATTGTCACTGGCATTCCCCTGGGCATTGCTACTGGCCGCTACAAGATCGTCGATGCAGTCTTGGGGCCCGTGATAGAAGCAATTCGCCCCATTCCGCCAATTGCATGGATTCCGCTCTCAATCCTCATATTCCGGACGAACATTATGGGTGCACAGATATTCATTATCTGGATCGGCGCCTTCTTTCCGATACTTCTCAATACGACTACTGGTGTGAAACGAACTGAACCGGTTCATCTTGATGTGGCACATTCGTTTGGTGCCTCGGAGAACCAGATCCTGACCAAGATCGTCTTGCCCTCAGCAGCGCCCGAGATCTTTGCGGGTCTTCGATTAGGTTTTGGCATAGGGTGGATGTGTCTTGTGGCTGCTGAGATGATTGGTGGGGGACTTGGACTTGGGTATCTCGTGATCATCACAGAACAGCTTGGTCGTACCGGCGAGACCATTTCTGCTATGCTGGTGATCGGGTTCATTGGTTTTCTGATCAGCTATCTCTTTCTGATTATCGAGCGTAACACAATGAAATGGCGTCGTGAGATTGCCATCTAA
- a CDS encoding indolepyruvate ferredoxin oxidoreductase subunit alpha — MVQDDGRRILMSGNEAIARGAVEAGVGVCVSYPGTPSTEITTTLMKWSRETGMYVEWGVNEKVALETAAAASWVGIPAICPMKSLGLNVAADFLLNLNLSGTGKGGLVIVVCDDPRGHSSSNEQDSRFYAKAAKIPLIEPATAQQAKDLIPYAISLSQREQIPVMIRSTTRLSHTQAIVTLGNIPERTIALEERIPEGLFNVPWPHHRDRDLQETLKRVGKEFDQSSWNRVLLDSDDPRLTVLSSGVGQLYANEAIQRIGSDRRIRHVGVVTTHPLPETLIKKTIAETEEMMLFVEEVDPFLEDGITSMATEIPPLTMTFHGKHDGLVPSWGELSIDIVLHALQDVLQLPRPKKTPREDILTKALKILIPRPLTFCAGCTHRNVYWALRKVKQRLNGRLVVTGDIGCYSLGVFYNRTMDTMQAMGSGIGTANGLGQLHRFGYSARVATIAGDSTFFHACLPGLVNARHTDADVMFIIVDNKTTAMTGFQPHPGVEGGNAHQKAVSIRRVVEAIKPDAIASVDGENIPELIDTFHSMITKIGLKVVIVKSSCRLEEQRRDPAIYQQKPRIVIRKDRCKGNQCGICVRQYSCVALGWDSEQRVPVVLEDQCVRCGACIDVCPYEAIQREE; from the coding sequence ATGGTTCAGGATGATGGTCGAAGGATTCTCATGAGCGGCAATGAGGCCATAGCCCGAGGCGCGGTTGAGGCAGGAGTGGGCGTATGCGTTTCATATCCGGGTACGCCATCCACAGAGATCACGACCACATTGATGAAGTGGTCTCGTGAGACCGGAATGTATGTGGAATGGGGCGTCAATGAGAAGGTCGCATTGGAGACCGCCGCAGCCGCGAGCTGGGTTGGAATCCCTGCAATCTGCCCGATGAAATCACTCGGTCTAAATGTGGCGGCCGATTTTCTTCTCAACCTCAATCTATCAGGCACAGGAAAAGGTGGCCTTGTCATCGTTGTCTGTGATGATCCGAGAGGACACAGTTCTAGTAATGAACAGGACTCGCGGTTCTATGCAAAGGCGGCGAAGATTCCTCTGATAGAACCTGCCACAGCACAGCAGGCCAAAGATCTCATCCCATATGCGATATCGCTCTCCCAGAGAGAACAGATTCCCGTCATGATAAGAAGCACTACGAGATTGAGCCACACGCAAGCAATCGTCACCTTAGGAAACATTCCAGAGCGGACTATAGCACTGGAGGAGAGAATACCAGAGGGCCTATTCAATGTCCCGTGGCCGCATCATCGAGACCGCGACCTACAGGAGACCCTGAAACGTGTCGGAAAAGAGTTTGATCAATCCTCATGGAATAGAGTGCTTCTCGATTCGGATGATCCCAGATTAACAGTCCTATCATCGGGGGTTGGCCAACTTTACGCCAATGAGGCAATACAGCGAATAGGATCTGACAGGAGGATCAGACATGTGGGAGTGGTCACGACACATCCCTTACCAGAAACGCTGATCAAGAAAACGATCGCTGAAACAGAAGAGATGATGCTCTTTGTTGAAGAAGTGGACCCGTTCCTCGAGGATGGTATCACGAGCATGGCAACTGAGATACCACCATTGACAATGACGTTTCATGGAAAACATGATGGATTAGTCCCTTCGTGGGGCGAGCTGTCCATAGATATTGTACTTCATGCGCTTCAAGATGTGCTTCAACTGCCACGTCCGAAAAAAACACCAAGAGAAGACATACTGACAAAGGCCTTAAAGATCCTGATTCCTCGCCCACTAACGTTCTGTGCAGGATGCACTCACAGGAACGTATACTGGGCCTTAAGAAAAGTAAAGCAACGCCTTAATGGGCGACTTGTCGTCACGGGCGACATCGGGTGCTATTCTCTAGGTGTGTTTTACAATAGGACAATGGACACGATGCAAGCAATGGGTTCAGGAATCGGAACGGCCAATGGGCTCGGGCAACTGCATCGTTTTGGATACTCTGCAAGAGTGGCGACTATTGCTGGAGACTCTACATTCTTTCATGCATGCTTACCGGGACTTGTGAATGCGCGTCATACAGATGCGGATGTCATGTTCATTATTGTGGACAACAAGACTACTGCAATGACCGGATTCCAACCACACCCTGGAGTGGAAGGCGGAAACGCCCACCAGAAAGCCGTCAGTATTAGGCGAGTTGTAGAAGCGATAAAACCAGATGCCATCGCTTCGGTAGATGGCGAGAACATTCCAGAACTCATAGACACATTCCATTCAATGATAACCAAGATCGGTCTCAAAGTGGTCATTGTGAAAAGCTCGTGTCGGCTAGAAGAACAAAGACGTGATCCGGCCATCTATCAACAAAAGCCAAGGATCGTAATCCGAAAGGATCGCTGTAAAGGAAATCAATGCGGCATATGTGTCAGGCAATACTCCTGTGTGGCACTTGGATGGGATAGCGAGCAGAGAGTTCCTGTGGTGCTTGAAGATCAATGTGTTCGCTGCGGGGCCTGTATAGATGTCTGCCCATATGAGGCAATCCAGAGGGAGGAATAA
- a CDS encoding ABC transporter substrate-binding protein, whose product MDRKKTLAFSVAIIVVASVALVAIWNPITPPDVRIGYLSQDLHQLALRVAVEKGWFEEAGLRIELAQFANGAYEMDGFLAGQIDMGYLGAAPALTKSIAQGINITILAAVNLEGSALMVSKTEYDAGRVTKVADLAGKIILQPGPSTVQNFLLRLALNQSGLTVNDVSLETARPQDMAISLSTEKPAFIVWEPFPSLAEYNGEAVPLKLSGEIWPKHPCCVVASSNTFLRDHPDIVQKVIEIHKRAEQWIVANPTEALQIAIDWLGMDSTPVETAFNRIIYDYNVNRTGIQRYLEFLINQNLVTMELSQVGPFLDRFINTTFIESA is encoded by the coding sequence ATGGATCGTAAAAAGACATTAGCCTTTAGCGTTGCAATCATAGTTGTGGCTTCAGTCGCTCTTGTCGCGATTTGGAACCCCATCACCCCTCCGGACGTACGAATCGGCTATCTCTCCCAAGACCTCCACCAGCTTGCCCTGCGTGTTGCTGTGGAGAAAGGTTGGTTTGAAGAGGCCGGACTACGAATCGAGCTTGCCCAATTTGCAAATGGAGCGTATGAGATGGACGGCTTTCTGGCTGGCCAGATCGATATGGGTTATCTGGGTGCGGCTCCTGCCTTGACAAAATCAATAGCGCAAGGGATCAATATCACAATTCTTGCAGCCGTCAATCTTGAGGGTTCTGCTCTTATGGTTTCAAAGACCGAATACGATGCAGGTCGTGTGACGAAGGTCGCTGATCTAGCTGGGAAGATAATACTTCAGCCGGGACCATCAACGGTTCAGAACTTTCTATTGCGACTGGCATTGAATCAATCCGGATTGACCGTCAACGATGTTTCGCTTGAGACCGCTCGCCCGCAAGACATGGCAATCTCTCTCAGTACTGAAAAGCCTGCCTTCATTGTGTGGGAGCCATTCCCCTCTCTTGCTGAATATAATGGTGAGGCCGTACCTCTCAAGTTGTCTGGTGAGATCTGGCCGAAACATCCCTGCTGTGTTGTTGCTTCATCCAACACATTTCTGCGGGATCATCCTGACATCGTGCAGAAGGTCATCGAGATTCACAAGAGGGCTGAACAGTGGATTGTTGCCAACCCCACTGAGGCTCTTCAGATTGCAATAGACTGGCTTGGTATGGACTCCACCCCTGTCGAAACCGCGTTCAATCGGATCATATACGACTACAATGTCAATCGTACAGGTATTCAACGATATCTGGAATTTTTGATCAATCAGAACTTGGTCACTATGGAGTTAAGTCAGGTCGGTCCGTTCCTTGACCGCTTCATCAATACAACATTTATCGAGAGCGCCTAA